A single genomic interval of Balaenoptera musculus isolate JJ_BM4_2016_0621 chromosome 14, mBalMus1.pri.v3, whole genome shotgun sequence harbors:
- the MBD1 gene encoding methyl-CpG-binding domain protein 1 isoform X32 — protein MAEDWLDCPALGPGWKRREVFRKSGATCGRSDTYYQSPTGDRIRSKVELTRYLGPACDLTLFDFKQGILCYPAPKAHSLAVPSRKRKKPSRPAKAQKRQVGPPKSEARKEAPRDETKADADTAPASLPAPGCCENCGISFSGDGTRRQRLKTLCKDCRAQRIAFNREQRMFKRVGCGECAACQVTEDCGACSTCLLQLPHDVASGLFCKCERRRCLRIVERSRGCGVCRGCQTREDCGRCRVCLRPPRPGLRRQWRCVQRRCLRGKHGRRRGGCDSKVAPRRRPPRTQPLPALPPSQPPESPELQPYTNRRQNRKCGACAACLRRMDCGHCDFCCDKPKFGGSNQKRQKCRWRQCLQFAMKRLLPSVWAGSEDGAGPPAPYPRRKRPGSARRPRLGQTPKPPLATPMAQPDRARTPVKQEAGSGFVLPPPGTDLVFLREGASSPVQVPGPAPASTAALLQAVDPGLPPVKQEPPDPEEDKEEENKDDSTSDLAPEEEAGGAGTPVITEIFSLGGTRLRDTAVWLPRSKDLKKPGARKQ, from the exons ccccacaggaGACAGGATCCGAAGCAAAGTTGAGCTGACCCGATACCTGGGCCCTGCGTGCGATCTCACCCTCTTCGACTTCAAACAAGGCATCCTGTGTTATCCAGCCCCCAAG GCCCATTCCTTGGCCGTCCCCAGCAGGAAGCGGAAGAAGCCTTCGAGGCCGGCCAAGGCTCAGAAACGTCAGGTTGGACCTCCGAAGAGCGAAGCCAGGAAGGAGGCCCCAAGGGATGAGACCAAGGCTGATGCTGACACAGCCCCCGCTTCGCTTCCTGCGCCTGG GTGCTGTGAGAACTGTGGAATCAGCTTTTCAGGGGATGGAACCCGACGGCAGCGGCTCAAGACTCTGTGCAAGGACTGCCGAG cACAGAGAATTGCTTTCAACCGGGAGCAGAGGATGTTTAAG CGTGTGGGCTGCGGGGAGTGTGCGGCCTGCCAGGTAACGGAAGACTGTGGGGCCTGCTCCACCTGCCTTCTGCAGTTGCCCCATGATGTGGCCTCGGGGCTGTTCTGCAAGTGTGAGCGAAGACGGTGCCTCCGGATTGTGGAAAGG AGCCGAGGGTGTGGAGTGTGCCGGGGCTGTCAGACCCGAGAGGACTGTGGCCGTTGTCGAGTCTGCCTTCGCCCTCCCCGCCCTGGTCTCAGGCGCCAGTGGAGGTGCGTCCAGCGGCGTTGCCTGCGG gGTAAACACGGCCGCCGCAGGGGAGGCTGCGACTCCAAGGTGGCTCCCCGGCGGCGCCCCCCCCGAACCCAGCCACTGCCTGCACTTCCACCCTCGCAGCCTCCAGAGTCTCCAGAGCTG CAGCCTTACACGAACCGTCGGCAGAACCGCAAGTGTGGGGCCTGTGCAGCCTGCCTGCGGCGGATGGACTGTGGCCACTGCGACTTCTGCTGTGATAAGCCCAAATTCGGGGGCAGCAACCAGAAGCGCCAGAAGTGTCGTTGGCGCCAGTGCCTGCAGTTTGCTATG AAGCGGCTGCTGCCAAGTGTCTGGGCAGGGTCCGAGGATGGCGCCGGGCCACCTGCACCTTACCCGCGTCGAAAGAGGCCTGGCTCTGCTCGAAGGCCCCGTCTGGGTCAGACCCCGAAGCCTCCCTTGGCCACGCCCATGGCCCAACCAGACCGTGCCCGGACTCCAGTGAAGCAGGAAGCAGGCAGTGGCTTTGTGCTGCCCCCGCCTGGCACCGACCTCGTGTTCTTACGGGAGGGTGCAAGCAGTCCCGTGCAGGTGCCTGGCCCAGCTCCAGCTTCCACAGCAGCTCTGTTACAG GCAGTAGACCCAGGCCTGCCACCTGTGAAGCAAGAGCCACCTGACCCTGAGGAGGACAAGGAGGAGGAGAACAAGGATGACTCCACCTCTGACCTGGCCCcagaggaggaggcaggaggggctggcACGCCCGTG ATCACGGAGATTTTCAGCCTGGGTGGAACCCGCCTCCGGGACACAGCAGTCTGGTTGCCAAG GTCCAAGGACCTTAAAAAACCTGGAGCTAGAAAGCAGTAG
- the MBD1 gene encoding methyl-CpG-binding domain protein 1 isoform X33, giving the protein MAEDWLDCPALGPGWKRREVFRKSGATCGRSDTYYQSPTGDRIRSKVELTRYLGPACDLTLFDFKQGILCYPAPKAHSLAVPSRKRKKPSRPAKAQKRQVGPPKSEARKEAPRDETKADADTAPASLPAPGCCENCGISFSGDGTRRQRLKTLCKDCRAQRIAFNREQRMFKRVGCGECAACQVTEDCGACSTCLLQLPHDVASGLFCKCERRRCLRIVERSRGCGVCRGCQTREDCGRCRVCLRPPRPGLRRQWRCVQRRCLRGKHGRRRGGCDSKVAPRRRPPRTQPLPALPPSQPPESPELHPRALAPSPPAEFIYYCVDEDELPYTNRRQNRKCGACAACLRRMDCGHCDFCCDKPKFGGSNQKRQKCRWRQCLQFAMKRLLPSVWAGSEDGAGPPAPYPRRKRPGSARRPRLGQTPKPPLATPMAQPDRARTPVKQEAGSGFVLPPPGTDLVFLREGASSPVQVPGPAPASTAALLQEAQCPGLSWVVALPQVKQEKADAQEDWTPGTAIPTSPVLLPGCPSKAVDPGLPPVKQEPPDPEEDKEEENKDDSTSDLAPEEEAGGAGTPVITEIFSLGGTRLRDTAVWLPRSKDLKKPGARKQ; this is encoded by the exons ccccacaggaGACAGGATCCGAAGCAAAGTTGAGCTGACCCGATACCTGGGCCCTGCGTGCGATCTCACCCTCTTCGACTTCAAACAAGGCATCCTGTGTTATCCAGCCCCCAAG GCCCATTCCTTGGCCGTCCCCAGCAGGAAGCGGAAGAAGCCTTCGAGGCCGGCCAAGGCTCAGAAACGTCAGGTTGGACCTCCGAAGAGCGAAGCCAGGAAGGAGGCCCCAAGGGATGAGACCAAGGCTGATGCTGACACAGCCCCCGCTTCGCTTCCTGCGCCTGG GTGCTGTGAGAACTGTGGAATCAGCTTTTCAGGGGATGGAACCCGACGGCAGCGGCTCAAGACTCTGTGCAAGGACTGCCGAG cACAGAGAATTGCTTTCAACCGGGAGCAGAGGATGTTTAAG CGTGTGGGCTGCGGGGAGTGTGCGGCCTGCCAGGTAACGGAAGACTGTGGGGCCTGCTCCACCTGCCTTCTGCAGTTGCCCCATGATGTGGCCTCGGGGCTGTTCTGCAAGTGTGAGCGAAGACGGTGCCTCCGGATTGTGGAAAGG AGCCGAGGGTGTGGAGTGTGCCGGGGCTGTCAGACCCGAGAGGACTGTGGCCGTTGTCGAGTCTGCCTTCGCCCTCCCCGCCCTGGTCTCAGGCGCCAGTGGAGGTGCGTCCAGCGGCGTTGCCTGCGG gGTAAACACGGCCGCCGCAGGGGAGGCTGCGACTCCAAGGTGGCTCCCCGGCGGCGCCCCCCCCGAACCCAGCCACTGCCTGCACTTCCACCCTCGCAGCCTCCAGAGTCTCCAGAGCTG CACCCCAGAGCCCTGGCCCCCTCGCCACCTGCTGAATTCATCTATTACTGTGTAGACGAGGACGAGCTA CCTTACACGAACCGTCGGCAGAACCGCAAGTGTGGGGCCTGTGCAGCCTGCCTGCGGCGGATGGACTGTGGCCACTGCGACTTCTGCTGTGATAAGCCCAAATTCGGGGGCAGCAACCAGAAGCGCCAGAAGTGTCGTTGGCGCCAGTGCCTGCAGTTTGCTATG AAGCGGCTGCTGCCAAGTGTCTGGGCAGGGTCCGAGGATGGCGCCGGGCCACCTGCACCTTACCCGCGTCGAAAGAGGCCTGGCTCTGCTCGAAGGCCCCGTCTGGGTCAGACCCCGAAGCCTCCCTTGGCCACGCCCATGGCCCAACCAGACCGTGCCCGGACTCCAGTGAAGCAGGAAGCAGGCAGTGGCTTTGTGCTGCCCCCGCCTGGCACCGACCTCGTGTTCTTACGGGAGGGTGCAAGCAGTCCCGTGCAGGTGCCTGGCCCAGCTCCAGCTTCCACAGCAGCTCTGTTACAG GAGGCCCAGTGCCCTGGCCTGAGTTGGGTCGTGGCCTTACCCCAGGTGAAGCAAGAGAAGGCGGATGCCCAGGAAGACTGGACACCGGGCACAGCCATCCCGACTTCTCCTGTATTGCTGCCTGGCTGCCCCAGCAAG GCAGTAGACCCAGGCCTGCCACCTGTGAAGCAAGAGCCACCTGACCCTGAGGAGGACAAGGAGGAGGAGAACAAGGATGACTCCACCTCTGACCTGGCCCcagaggaggaggcaggaggggctggcACGCCCGTG ATCACGGAGATTTTCAGCCTGGGTGGAACCCGCCTCCGGGACACAGCAGTCTGGTTGCCAAG GTCCAAGGACCTTAAAAAACCTGGAGCTAGAAAGCAGTAG
- the MBD1 gene encoding methyl-CpG-binding domain protein 1 isoform X31 translates to MAEDWLDCPALGPGWKRREVFRKSGATCGRSDTYYQSPTGDRIRSKVELTRYLGPACDLTLFDFKQGILCYPAPKAHSLAVPSRKRKKPSRPAKAQKRQVGPPKSEARKEAPRDETKADADTAPASLPAPGCCENCGISFSGDGTRRQRLKTLCKDCRAQRIAFNREQRMFKRVGCGECAACQVTEDCGACSTCLLQLPHDVASGLFCKCERRRCLRIVERSRGCGVCRGCQTREDCGRCRVCLRPPRPGLRRQWRCVQRRCLRGKHGRRRGGCDSKVAPRRRPPRTQPLPALPPSQPPESPELHPRALAPSPPAEFIYYCVDEDELQPYTNRRQNRKCGACAACLRRMDCGHCDFCCDKPKFGGSNQKRQKCRWRQCLQFAMKRLLPSVWAGSEDGAGPPAPYPRRKRPGSARRPRLGQTPKPPLATPMAQPDRARTPVKQEAGSGFVLPPPGTDLVFLREGASSPVQVPGPAPASTAALLQAVDPGLPPVKQEPPDPEEDKEEENKDDSTSDLAPEEEAGGAGTPVITEIFSLGGTRLRDTAVWLPRSKDLKKPGARKQ, encoded by the exons ccccacaggaGACAGGATCCGAAGCAAAGTTGAGCTGACCCGATACCTGGGCCCTGCGTGCGATCTCACCCTCTTCGACTTCAAACAAGGCATCCTGTGTTATCCAGCCCCCAAG GCCCATTCCTTGGCCGTCCCCAGCAGGAAGCGGAAGAAGCCTTCGAGGCCGGCCAAGGCTCAGAAACGTCAGGTTGGACCTCCGAAGAGCGAAGCCAGGAAGGAGGCCCCAAGGGATGAGACCAAGGCTGATGCTGACACAGCCCCCGCTTCGCTTCCTGCGCCTGG GTGCTGTGAGAACTGTGGAATCAGCTTTTCAGGGGATGGAACCCGACGGCAGCGGCTCAAGACTCTGTGCAAGGACTGCCGAG cACAGAGAATTGCTTTCAACCGGGAGCAGAGGATGTTTAAG CGTGTGGGCTGCGGGGAGTGTGCGGCCTGCCAGGTAACGGAAGACTGTGGGGCCTGCTCCACCTGCCTTCTGCAGTTGCCCCATGATGTGGCCTCGGGGCTGTTCTGCAAGTGTGAGCGAAGACGGTGCCTCCGGATTGTGGAAAGG AGCCGAGGGTGTGGAGTGTGCCGGGGCTGTCAGACCCGAGAGGACTGTGGCCGTTGTCGAGTCTGCCTTCGCCCTCCCCGCCCTGGTCTCAGGCGCCAGTGGAGGTGCGTCCAGCGGCGTTGCCTGCGG gGTAAACACGGCCGCCGCAGGGGAGGCTGCGACTCCAAGGTGGCTCCCCGGCGGCGCCCCCCCCGAACCCAGCCACTGCCTGCACTTCCACCCTCGCAGCCTCCAGAGTCTCCAGAGCTG CACCCCAGAGCCCTGGCCCCCTCGCCACCTGCTGAATTCATCTATTACTGTGTAGACGAGGACGAGCTA CAGCCTTACACGAACCGTCGGCAGAACCGCAAGTGTGGGGCCTGTGCAGCCTGCCTGCGGCGGATGGACTGTGGCCACTGCGACTTCTGCTGTGATAAGCCCAAATTCGGGGGCAGCAACCAGAAGCGCCAGAAGTGTCGTTGGCGCCAGTGCCTGCAGTTTGCTATG AAGCGGCTGCTGCCAAGTGTCTGGGCAGGGTCCGAGGATGGCGCCGGGCCACCTGCACCTTACCCGCGTCGAAAGAGGCCTGGCTCTGCTCGAAGGCCCCGTCTGGGTCAGACCCCGAAGCCTCCCTTGGCCACGCCCATGGCCCAACCAGACCGTGCCCGGACTCCAGTGAAGCAGGAAGCAGGCAGTGGCTTTGTGCTGCCCCCGCCTGGCACCGACCTCGTGTTCTTACGGGAGGGTGCAAGCAGTCCCGTGCAGGTGCCTGGCCCAGCTCCAGCTTCCACAGCAGCTCTGTTACAG GCAGTAGACCCAGGCCTGCCACCTGTGAAGCAAGAGCCACCTGACCCTGAGGAGGACAAGGAGGAGGAGAACAAGGATGACTCCACCTCTGACCTGGCCCcagaggaggaggcaggaggggctggcACGCCCGTG ATCACGGAGATTTTCAGCCTGGGTGGAACCCGCCTCCGGGACACAGCAGTCTGGTTGCCAAG GTCCAAGGACCTTAAAAAACCTGGAGCTAGAAAGCAGTAG